A region from the Thermodesulfobacteriota bacterium genome encodes:
- a CDS encoding cytochrome c3 family protein encodes MKKAAVFIFAITVGTAFLFVSAYSQEEMTFVDNSVFPKPERTSSVFRHDEHNEKAGIEECNQCHHVYEDGKLMQDESSEDRRCSDCHELKSTGSAPDLMKAYHMNCKGCHLKQKKGPIMCGECHQK; translated from the coding sequence ATGAAAAAAGCGGCCGTATTTATTTTCGCCATAACAGTGGGTACCGCATTTTTGTTTGTATCGGCATATTCTCAGGAAGAAATGACTTTCGTTGACAATAGTGTTTTTCCAAAACCGGAGAGAACCTCTTCTGTTTTTCGCCATGATGAGCATAATGAAAAAGCCGGAATTGAAGAATGCAACCAATGTCACCATGTATATGAGGACGGAAAGCTAATGCAAGACGAGTCTTCCGAGGACCGGCGGTGTTCAGACTGTCATGAATTGAAATCAACCGGCAGCGCACCGGATTTGATGAAAGCCTATCATATGAACTGTAAGGGATGCCATCTAAAACAAAAAAAAGGCCCGATCATGTGCGGTGAATGCCACCAAAAATGA